A window of the Chloroflexus sp. Y-396-1 genome harbors these coding sequences:
- the cfa gene encoding cyclopropane fatty acyl phospholipid synthase: MAEHELASLNTTSQAPKPTHRYLHRWARAYARKLLDAAGITINGSHPWDIHVHDERLYLRCLLHGSLGLGEAYMDGWWDCAAIDEFICRLLKVQAPQGIGWFVQLPLWFDSRFINRQRGKGAFVIGQHHYDIGNDLYEAMLDRRMIYSCAYWDSGARTLDEAQEAKLDLIARKLDLQPGMRVLDIGCGWGGTAQYLAERYGVHVVGITVSKEQARLASERCRGLPVEIRLEDYRQTTGTFDRIISVGMFEHVGYRNYRTYMQVVRRLLSNDGLFLLHTIGTNVAYQGRDSWIERYIFPNSMLPSPRLITAAFEGLFVLEDWHNFGINYVATLKAWHANFERAWPQLASRYNERFYRMWRLYLLMSAGSFMARSSQLWQLVLSPRGVSGGYRSVR, encoded by the coding sequence ATGGCAGAACATGAACTGGCTTCTCTGAACACAACTTCGCAAGCACCTAAACCAACGCACCGTTATCTACACCGATGGGCGCGTGCATACGCACGTAAGCTCCTCGATGCTGCTGGCATAACGATCAACGGCTCACATCCCTGGGATATCCACGTACACGATGAACGATTGTACCTGCGCTGTCTCCTCCACGGCTCATTGGGCTTAGGCGAAGCCTACATGGATGGTTGGTGGGATTGTGCGGCGATTGATGAGTTTATCTGTCGGCTCCTGAAAGTTCAGGCGCCACAGGGGATTGGCTGGTTCGTGCAGCTTCCACTCTGGTTCGATAGTCGCTTCATCAATCGCCAGCGTGGCAAAGGGGCATTCGTCATCGGTCAGCATCACTACGATATTGGGAACGACCTCTACGAAGCGATGCTCGACCGACGTATGATCTACAGTTGCGCCTACTGGGATAGTGGGGCGCGCACGCTCGACGAAGCGCAGGAAGCAAAACTTGACCTGATTGCCCGTAAGCTCGATCTCCAACCGGGCATGCGAGTTCTCGATATCGGCTGTGGTTGGGGCGGAACAGCGCAGTATCTGGCAGAACGTTACGGGGTGCATGTTGTCGGTATTACTGTCTCGAAAGAGCAGGCTAGACTGGCGAGTGAGCGCTGCCGCGGATTGCCGGTTGAAATCAGATTAGAAGATTATCGGCAGACCACGGGGACATTTGATCGGATTATCTCAGTTGGCATGTTCGAGCATGTTGGCTACCGTAACTATCGCACGTATATGCAGGTCGTCCGTCGCTTATTAAGCAACGATGGCCTGTTCCTTTTGCACACAATTGGCACGAATGTCGCCTATCAAGGACGCGACTCGTGGATTGAACGCTATATCTTCCCGAACTCAATGCTCCCCTCGCCGCGCCTCATCACTGCCGCATTTGAAGGTCTCTTCGTACTGGAAGACTGGCACAATTTCGGGATAAACTACGTAGCAACCTTGAAAGCCTGGCATGCCAACTTCGAGCGGGCATGGCCACAACTGGCCAGCCGCTACAATGAGCGCTTTTACCGGATGTGGCGACTATACCTCCTTATGAGCGCCGGGAGCTTTATGGCGCGATCCAGTCAGCTCTGGCAACTGGTTCTCTCGCCGCGTGGGGTGAGTGGTGGGTATCGGTCGGTGCGGTAA
- a CDS encoding GAF domain-containing protein yields MLDADNLAALTVAELVEHVRELRHANAQLRRQLRPVGPPLAAQALTEELIRQTALLTRLGIEFREDMDPTALVQQVLQSITVHLPADEATIILVGPDQTPQHALTVSLGTPRPLSNERAAELLTHGSAGWALRHGSSVILLDLAGETQWFQLREAATATSSVEPSNGSLIATPIRQSAATIGVLTVYRLATHAFGSQELMLIESIAAQIGIAISAARFHQQHRLRQQHMLTLLNFRQVAGSDHTAGDVAEQCHQIAKEVFAARWGLLFLRPTPQGQPEWIAPTNVSLEAPVAAAGGAVKLTVESQSVVTMALTDEQTCIAIPLIHDGHAIGGLALGYSGTQLNPSMIDWNLLELFARQTATVCANLQLVTRLREQTQLLEELVTERTNQLQRSRDLLRIVFDSLPEGVALLDETERLVAVNTVFANQIVGRHPRELVGKTYAQLLRMLERAAPTAIEFLAQRQEHQHLRIRQVFPAGERSYLIERMEIPPSHGQPASRLELWRREV; encoded by the coding sequence ATGCTGGATGCAGACAATCTTGCTGCGCTGACGGTTGCCGAACTAGTCGAGCACGTGCGTGAATTGCGTCATGCAAATGCCCAACTGCGTCGGCAGCTACGCCCGGTTGGGCCACCACTGGCTGCCCAGGCGTTGACCGAAGAGTTGATCCGACAGACTGCACTGCTCACGCGGCTCGGTATCGAGTTTCGTGAGGATATGGATCCAACAGCACTCGTGCAACAGGTTCTCCAGAGCATTACCGTACACCTACCGGCAGATGAAGCTACGATTATCCTCGTCGGGCCTGACCAGACTCCACAACACGCATTGACCGTCTCATTGGGTACACCGCGTCCCCTGTCGAACGAGCGGGCTGCCGAACTTCTGACACACGGAAGTGCAGGTTGGGCCTTGCGTCACGGTAGCAGTGTCATCTTGCTCGATCTTGCCGGTGAAACGCAGTGGTTTCAGTTGCGTGAAGCAGCGACCGCAACTAGCTCTGTCGAACCGAGCAATGGCAGCCTAATTGCCACACCGATCCGCCAATCAGCCGCGACCATTGGGGTACTGACGGTCTATCGACTGGCGACTCACGCTTTCGGTAGTCAAGAGCTGATGTTGATCGAAAGTATCGCTGCCCAGATCGGGATAGCTATCAGTGCAGCTCGTTTCCATCAGCAGCACCGGCTCCGTCAGCAGCATATGTTAACGCTGCTCAACTTCCGTCAGGTGGCCGGCAGCGATCATACAGCGGGTGATGTGGCTGAGCAATGCCATCAGATTGCAAAGGAAGTATTTGCTGCCCGCTGGGGCCTGCTCTTCCTACGCCCAACACCACAGGGTCAGCCTGAATGGATTGCTCCTACCAATGTGTCACTTGAAGCGCCTGTAGCGGCAGCCGGTGGCGCCGTCAAGTTGACGGTCGAGAGTCAAAGTGTGGTGACAATGGCGCTCACCGATGAGCAAACCTGTATTGCGATCCCATTGATCCACGATGGTCATGCGATTGGTGGACTGGCTCTAGGCTACAGCGGTACGCAACTTAACCCATCAATGATCGATTGGAATCTGTTGGAGCTGTTTGCTCGCCAGACAGCAACGGTTTGTGCTAACTTGCAACTAGTTACCCGATTACGCGAGCAAACTCAGTTGCTTGAAGAGCTGGTCACCGAACGTACCAACCAATTGCAGCGCTCACGCGATCTGCTCCGTATCGTCTTTGATAGCCTGCCAGAAGGTGTTGCTCTCCTCGATGAGACAGAGCGGTTAGTCGCTGTCAATACAGTGTTTGCCAACCAGATTGTTGGCCGTCATCCGCGGGAACTGGTGGGCAAAACATACGCCCAACTGCTACGGATGCTGGAACGAGCTGCCCCGACAGCGATTGAATTTCTTGCCCAGCGTCAAGAGCACCAACATCTGCGCATACGACAGGTTTTTCCGGCAGGTGAACGTTCGTATCTTATCGAACGAATGGAGATTCCGCCCTCTCACGGGCAACCTGCATCACGACTTGAACTCTGGCGTCGCGAAGTGTAA
- a CDS encoding sensor histidine kinase, with protein MSTEPAVLLERATAIVNAQLTELRQLYQAALQQQESLVQRVRLLSRQLDEAVIQEQFARERGLSTVAAAARVHQLRTEHTAAATTESELRRALRQLDQLIRQIEMSSTTLTRNAEGVAADPWVQALRAQIIKGREEERLRLAREVHDGPAQVLANAMMGVEVCQNLLQEQQLDRLGSILSQLGDSVREGLREVRSFIADLRPGKLEEQGLVAALHEYIRRYRDTVTNPVHFEADSVPRLPGEVEIVLYRIVQEALQNARKHARGAPVRVTLTVRKDRLYLSIRDEGPGFDLREVSRRAGRESWGLTSMRERAELVGAQLTVITRRGAGTEVQVTMPLP; from the coding sequence TTGAGCACGGAGCCAGCCGTCTTGCTTGAACGCGCTACAGCAATCGTCAACGCCCAACTCACCGAACTGCGCCAGTTATACCAGGCTGCGCTGCAACAACAAGAGAGCCTGGTCCAACGAGTACGTCTACTTTCACGGCAACTTGATGAAGCGGTCATTCAAGAACAATTTGCCCGTGAACGTGGTCTGTCAACCGTGGCCGCAGCAGCACGAGTTCATCAGTTACGCACCGAGCACACTGCCGCTGCGACAACCGAATCCGAACTGCGACGGGCACTGCGCCAGCTTGACCAGCTCATTCGTCAGATCGAAATGAGTAGTACAACCCTGACCCGTAACGCAGAGGGGGTCGCAGCCGATCCCTGGGTCCAGGCGTTACGTGCTCAGATTATTAAGGGACGCGAAGAAGAGCGCCTCCGTCTGGCCCGTGAAGTGCACGACGGCCCGGCGCAGGTGCTTGCCAATGCAATGATGGGTGTCGAAGTCTGTCAGAATCTGTTGCAAGAGCAACAACTTGATCGACTAGGCTCAATCTTAAGTCAATTAGGCGATAGCGTGCGTGAGGGGTTACGTGAAGTACGTAGCTTTATTGCCGATCTCCGCCCTGGAAAACTTGAAGAACAGGGATTGGTGGCTGCACTTCACGAATATATTCGCCGTTACCGGGATACAGTAACGAATCCTGTTCATTTTGAAGCAGATTCAGTGCCACGACTCCCTGGCGAAGTCGAAATTGTCCTGTACCGTATCGTACAGGAAGCATTGCAGAATGCACGCAAACACGCACGCGGCGCCCCGGTACGAGTAACCCTTACGGTACGCAAAGACCGACTATACCTATCGATTCGTGATGAAGGGCCAGGCTTTGATCTCCGCGAAGTAAGCCGTCGCGCCGGTCGAGAAAGCTGGGGATTGACCAGTATGCGCGAACGTGCCGAACTGGTTGGTGCACAACTAACGGTCATTACTCGCCGGGGTGCCGGTACTGAAGTACAGGTGACCATGCCTTTACCTTGA
- a CDS encoding response regulator transcription factor, giving the protein MATSAKIKVLVIDDHPLFRQGIRWSLENVSDIEVVGEAENGQEAIKLTERLFPDVVLVDINLPGLNGLEVARVIKRREPRTGIIVLSVYEDDEQLFQAIKVGAAAFTSKDISPEELVHMIREVARGRYLINDAVLARPNVAARVLHQFRELAATDEEDGANLFAPLTSREIEILDCIARGLSNKEIASELSISGQTVKNHITSILAKLQVNDRTMAVIVAIKKGWIKMGYSQSSEG; this is encoded by the coding sequence GTGGCAACATCGGCAAAAATAAAAGTATTGGTTATTGACGATCATCCACTCTTCCGTCAGGGCATTCGCTGGAGCTTAGAGAACGTATCTGATATTGAAGTGGTGGGAGAAGCCGAGAATGGACAAGAAGCAATTAAGCTCACAGAACGGCTCTTTCCCGATGTTGTCCTCGTCGATATTAATCTCCCTGGCTTGAATGGACTGGAAGTGGCGCGGGTGATCAAACGGCGTGAACCGCGCACCGGCATTATTGTGCTGAGTGTCTATGAAGACGATGAACAACTGTTTCAGGCGATCAAGGTCGGCGCTGCGGCTTTTACGTCAAAAGACATCAGCCCTGAAGAGCTGGTTCACATGATCCGTGAGGTCGCACGTGGTCGTTACCTGATCAATGATGCGGTACTGGCACGCCCGAATGTCGCTGCTCGCGTGTTACATCAGTTTCGCGAACTGGCTGCAACTGATGAGGAAGACGGCGCGAATCTGTTCGCACCGCTTACCTCACGTGAAATTGAGATCCTCGATTGTATTGCCCGTGGACTATCAAATAAGGAGATTGCCAGTGAATTAAGTATTAGCGGCCAAACTGTTAAAAATCATATTACCTCAATTCTCGCCAAACTACAGGTTAACGATCGCACAATGGCGGTGATTGTTGCGATCAAAAAGGGCTGGATTAAGATGGGCTATTCGCAGTCATCTGAGGGATAG
- a CDS encoding NAD(P)/FAD-dependent oxidoreductase, whose translation MVKSVAIVGAGVAGLAAARSLVDTYTDIVPVVFEKSRGVGGRAATRRIGDFCFDHGAQYVKAPTPAIRDLIVATGDAVTIDRPVWTFTRSNTIAPGDVTFADEQKWTWPTGITRLAKYLAGGIDVRLETTVARLNREGDAYRLFADDGQVLGDFAAVVLTAPAPQSAAILMAGNFNKANELVEALQTVQYRRSISITVAFPKQPAVPWYALVNVDRQHTISWLACEHDKPNRAPPDHGLLIAQMSDAWAQTYWDELQKGTYTLSEAPSPVIEALADITLLIGDVGAPSWINIQRWRYALPDTATPLRSYERIVIAGDLIGGQGRVHLAIESGWQAAKQIRALLL comes from the coding sequence ATGGTCAAGAGTGTGGCAATCGTTGGTGCTGGTGTCGCCGGATTAGCGGCTGCCCGTTCGCTGGTTGATACTTACACCGATATTGTACCGGTTGTCTTTGAAAAGAGTCGCGGCGTTGGGGGACGAGCTGCTACCCGGCGTATCGGCGATTTCTGCTTTGACCACGGTGCGCAGTATGTTAAGGCACCAACTCCTGCCATCCGCGATTTGATCGTGGCTACCGGCGATGCGGTAACCATTGATCGTCCGGTCTGGACCTTCACTCGCTCAAATACGATTGCACCCGGCGATGTCACTTTTGCCGATGAACAGAAATGGACCTGGCCGACCGGCATTACCCGGCTGGCAAAGTATCTGGCCGGCGGGATTGATGTTCGCTTAGAAACAACAGTTGCCCGCTTGAACCGTGAGGGTGACGCCTATCGCTTGTTTGCCGACGATGGTCAGGTATTAGGCGACTTTGCCGCAGTCGTGCTTACGGCACCCGCACCACAGTCAGCAGCAATCTTGATGGCGGGCAATTTTAACAAAGCGAACGAGCTGGTCGAGGCGTTACAAACAGTCCAATACCGTCGTTCAATTAGTATCACGGTCGCCTTTCCAAAGCAACCGGCAGTGCCCTGGTATGCGCTGGTTAACGTTGATCGTCAACATACAATCAGTTGGCTAGCCTGTGAACACGATAAGCCAAACCGTGCTCCACCCGATCACGGCCTGTTGATCGCCCAGATGAGCGATGCCTGGGCTCAAACCTATTGGGATGAGTTGCAAAAAGGAACATATACGCTCAGCGAAGCCCCATCACCGGTTATCGAGGCACTTGCTGACATCACGTTGTTAATCGGTGATGTAGGAGCACCATCCTGGATTAATATCCAACGCTGGCGTTACGCACTGCCGGATACTGCTACCCCCTTGCGAAGCTACGAGCGCATTGTGATCGCCGGCGATCTGATCGGTGGACAGGGACGGGTCCATCTTGCGATTGAAAGTGGCTGGCAGGCTGCCAAACAGATTCGTGCTCTCTTGTTGTGA
- a CDS encoding ComEC/Rec2 family competence protein, whose amino-acid sequence MKLIQLAIGWLVGIALAGSLNPPFHWWATVTGLGFVVYLFDRSSQRWVSLSALCLLLGGLRVLIAQPLLGPLHIEQWADGAERTLIGYVAEEPRRDDFGQKIVVAVTHTVTPERLSPAEGRILVRLPPYPPYFPGDRLQLEGRLSRPDPARRAGEFDYRAYLARQNIFVIMNRPTAIRQLDTPAGDRGISAISRFREHCRRIVLRLLHEPQAALAIGILLGIQAGLPETTRNAFAVTGTSHILVVSGWNFSIAAAALTGLARLLRLPPWPAFWLSLAVMWVYAGFTGASAAVVRAAMMASLALLARTVERQSEPWRLLLAACWLLTLINPYTLWDLGFQLSALATASLFAFGKPVDVWLDQMHWPTHPISAAMREALGATLAAQVLTLPLMLYHFGNLSLIAPLANILIVPIVPFAMLLGGCALIGGLIWLPLGQWLALGAWLPLSWINNVATILSQPAWAVVSFPTFPLGVLVIAYAAIAGAWWYWLRHVV is encoded by the coding sequence ATGAAGCTCATTCAACTGGCAATCGGCTGGCTCGTTGGGATAGCGCTCGCCGGATCGCTCAATCCACCTTTTCACTGGTGGGCTACGGTGACGGGGTTGGGGTTTGTGGTCTATTTGTTCGACCGTAGCTCACAACGTTGGGTGTCGCTGTCTGCGTTGTGTCTGCTGTTAGGTGGTCTTCGCGTTCTTATCGCACAGCCGCTCCTTGGTCCCCTGCATATCGAGCAGTGGGCTGATGGAGCAGAGCGCACTCTGATAGGATACGTGGCCGAAGAACCGCGCCGTGATGATTTCGGCCAGAAGATAGTCGTCGCCGTCACGCACACGGTTACGCCAGAACGACTCTCGCCAGCAGAAGGTCGAATCCTGGTGCGGCTGCCTCCCTACCCGCCTTATTTTCCAGGTGATCGACTACAGCTCGAAGGCCGTTTGAGTAGACCCGACCCTGCCCGACGAGCAGGTGAATTCGATTATCGTGCTTACCTGGCTCGCCAGAATATCTTTGTGATCATGAACCGCCCAACCGCGATTCGGCAACTCGACACTCCAGCCGGAGACCGGGGTATCTCCGCCATTAGCCGGTTTCGCGAACATTGTCGGCGGATCGTGTTGCGCCTTCTCCATGAACCACAGGCAGCACTGGCGATCGGTATTCTCCTGGGGATTCAGGCTGGCTTGCCGGAAACGACACGTAATGCCTTTGCTGTAACCGGTACCTCGCATATTTTGGTTGTGTCAGGTTGGAATTTCAGCATCGCCGCCGCTGCACTGACCGGCCTCGCCCGTCTGTTACGATTGCCACCATGGCCAGCTTTCTGGTTGAGTCTGGCGGTGATGTGGGTCTACGCCGGATTTACCGGCGCATCGGCAGCCGTTGTGCGGGCAGCAATGATGGCCAGTCTTGCCCTCCTGGCTCGTACTGTGGAGCGTCAGAGTGAACCCTGGCGTCTCTTGCTCGCTGCCTGCTGGTTGCTAACGTTGATCAATCCCTACACGTTGTGGGATTTGGGATTTCAACTGTCGGCCTTGGCAACTGCCAGTCTCTTCGCATTTGGCAAGCCGGTTGATGTCTGGCTAGATCAGATGCACTGGCCGACACATCCGATCTCGGCGGCGATGCGTGAGGCGCTCGGTGCTACGCTGGCCGCACAAGTGCTGACCCTGCCGCTTATGCTCTACCACTTCGGCAATCTCTCACTGATTGCGCCACTGGCAAACATCTTGATCGTGCCGATAGTACCATTTGCAATGTTGCTCGGTGGTTGTGCGCTGATAGGCGGTCTGATCTGGTTACCTCTGGGCCAATGGCTAGCACTCGGGGCCTGGCTTCCGCTCAGTTGGATCAACAACGTGGCCACCATCCTATCACAACCGGCCTGGGCCGTTGTATCGTTCCCTACGTTTCCACTCGGAGTATTGGTAATCGCCTATGCCGCTATTGCCGGTGCCTGGTGGTACTGGCTGCGTCATGTGGTATGA
- a CDS encoding pitrilysin family protein, which translates to MPYLHTTPNGIRILIEELPHTHSVAIGCFIDIGARYEPTELAGAAHFIEHMLFKGAGAYPTAHAISLAIEGVGGYLNASTSYETTVFYAKVAAIHFARALHVLSEMVQRPLFEASELEKERRVIIEEIRGIQDNPTEVVHELLQHTMWGDHPFGRDITGSIATVSAISRTELLQFFRQGYHAGNLVVSVAGNVHHEEVIPAIEQAFADLPTGQRPTALAAPPLPSQPRLSLLPRDIEQGNFCLGMPGVSYYDPDRRAVQALDALLGGGMSSRLFQKIREEHGLSYNIGSYHNEFADTGMWVIYAGVEPEALRDAVVMTRNVLHDLAEHGPTDQELATVKEQLKGSLLLSLEDTWSIASRNAVSLLRYQMVPPVEQIIAEFDALTLTDLQRAAQRLISNEQQWLAVVGPYNDEDQADLQVLLEG; encoded by the coding sequence ATGCCATACCTGCACACAACACCAAACGGAATTCGTATCCTGATCGAAGAATTGCCACATACGCATTCGGTCGCTATCGGTTGTTTCATCGACATCGGCGCCCGTTACGAACCGACAGAGCTAGCCGGAGCTGCCCATTTTATCGAGCATATGCTTTTCAAGGGAGCTGGTGCATACCCAACGGCACACGCCATCTCGCTGGCTATTGAAGGCGTTGGCGGCTACCTGAATGCTTCTACCAGTTATGAAACGACTGTCTTCTATGCCAAGGTTGCTGCAATTCATTTTGCCCGTGCGTTGCATGTGTTGAGCGAAATGGTCCAACGACCGCTCTTTGAAGCGAGCGAGTTGGAAAAAGAACGTCGGGTGATTATCGAAGAGATTCGTGGCATCCAGGACAATCCGACTGAGGTAGTTCACGAATTACTACAACATACGATGTGGGGCGATCATCCATTTGGCCGTGATATTACCGGTAGTATTGCCACGGTCAGCGCTATCTCCCGCACTGAACTCCTACAGTTCTTTAGACAGGGCTATCACGCCGGTAATCTGGTCGTGTCAGTTGCCGGCAACGTTCATCACGAAGAGGTTATTCCGGCCATCGAACAGGCATTCGCCGATCTGCCAACCGGTCAGCGGCCAACGGCCTTGGCCGCGCCACCATTACCGTCTCAGCCTAGACTCAGTTTACTACCACGCGATATTGAACAGGGGAATTTCTGCCTCGGTATGCCCGGTGTATCGTATTACGATCCTGATCGACGGGCTGTTCAGGCGCTCGACGCACTCCTCGGTGGTGGTATGTCGTCACGCCTCTTTCAGAAAATTCGCGAGGAGCATGGCCTGAGCTATAACATTGGTTCGTACCATAACGAGTTTGCCGATACCGGCATGTGGGTTATCTATGCCGGCGTTGAACCAGAAGCACTACGTGATGCGGTAGTAATGACACGCAATGTTCTCCACGATCTGGCAGAGCATGGTCCTACCGATCAAGAACTGGCAACTGTGAAAGAACAACTCAAAGGTAGTTTATTGCTCTCGCTTGAAGACACCTGGTCAATTGCCTCACGCAATGCCGTCAGTCTGCTGCGTTACCAGATGGTACCACCGGTTGAACAGATTATCGCCGAGTTCGATGCTCTTACGCTGACCGATTTACAACGAGCTGCACAGCGGTTGATCAGTAATGAACAACAATGGCTGGCAGTGGTTGGGCCGTATAACGATGAGGATCAAGCCGATTTACAGGTACTGCTAGAAGGGTAA
- a CDS encoding MarR family winged helix-turn-helix transcriptional regulator has protein sequence MKQHEARSHLPHQLIHDVYVLLDDGDRRALAHTNLTPLEFNLLLQLDLEQGQRLTDVGAKLLCVKSTITRLVDRLEREGLVRRNPDPDDRRAQRLILTPRGAAVRAEALAMHNAAVERRMSLLDEEEQEQLTRLLLKLRDGLAADLAAQQAVETES, from the coding sequence ATGAAACAACACGAAGCTCGTTCTCATTTGCCACACCAGCTTATCCACGATGTCTATGTGCTGCTGGATGACGGTGATCGTCGGGCGCTAGCGCATACGAACCTGACTCCGCTTGAGTTTAATCTGTTGTTACAGTTAGACCTTGAACAGGGTCAACGACTGACTGATGTCGGAGCAAAGTTGCTATGCGTCAAGAGTACGATCACCCGTCTGGTTGATCGGCTCGAGCGTGAAGGGCTGGTACGGCGTAATCCCGATCCCGATGACCGTCGGGCGCAACGGTTAATCTTGACACCGCGCGGAGCCGCAGTACGAGCTGAGGCGCTGGCAATGCACAATGCCGCTGTCGAACGTCGGATGAGCTTGCTCGATGAGGAGGAACAAGAGCAGTTGACGCGCCTCCTTCTGAAGTTACGAGATGGGCTGGCTGCCGATCTGGCTGCGCAGCAGGCCGTTGAGACCGAATCATAG
- a CDS encoding S9 family peptidase — translation MVQIAPYGTWRSPISAAMLVSRQVSLNWPHIDGTDIYWVEGRPQEGGRNVLVRRTVDGSISDVTPVGMNVRTLVHEYGGRSFVVDQGEVFFVEFNDQCLYRQRPGEAPVALGTPAGVRFAEMLVDRQRNRLIAVAEDHRERGEPQNYLAAVDLTDGMITLLLTGRDFVAAPRLSPDGSWLAWLAWDHPNMPWDAAELWVAPILSDGSLGEGRQLAGGPGDSCFQPEWTTDGHLLVVAERTGWWNLYRLDLDGYVTPLYPLEAEFGQPLWQLGMRTYVPLADGRVLATFFQQGRWYMVVIDRAGQRQPIDLPVSVIHIVNGSDNRIVFIGSSPTTPTTLFLLDLTDQTISPIRCSGDLPVDPAYLSLPEMISFPSANGRTAYGIFYPPHNPDFAAPEDERPPLLVMIHGGPTAAALPTLRLSIQYWTSRGIGVLDVNYGGSTGFGRAYRELLNGAWGVVDVEDCIAGAQFLAASGRADPDRLLITGGSAGGFTVLAALAFHRVFRAGASHFGVADLAALARDTHKFESRYLDRLIGPYPERADLYRARSPLHHADQITSPVIFFQGLEDKVVPPDQSERMYEALRSRGIYTEYVPFPDEQHGFRKAENIITAIERELAFYGKVLGFTPAL, via the coding sequence ATGGTCCAGATCGCCCCATACGGTACTTGGCGCTCACCAATCTCGGCTGCTATGCTGGTCAGTCGGCAGGTCAGTCTGAATTGGCCGCACATCGACGGAACTGACATCTACTGGGTTGAAGGTCGGCCCCAGGAAGGTGGACGTAACGTGCTGGTACGTCGCACAGTTGATGGCTCGATTAGCGATGTTACACCGGTTGGGATGAATGTTCGCACATTAGTGCACGAGTACGGTGGACGTAGCTTCGTCGTTGATCAGGGAGAGGTCTTTTTTGTTGAGTTCAACGATCAGTGCCTCTACCGACAACGACCTGGTGAAGCACCGGTTGCTCTTGGTACTCCGGCGGGAGTGCGCTTTGCCGAGATGCTGGTTGATCGCCAACGTAACCGACTGATTGCAGTTGCCGAAGATCATCGCGAGCGCGGCGAACCCCAAAACTACCTCGCGGCGGTTGACCTGACCGACGGTATGATAACCCTACTGCTCACCGGACGTGATTTTGTCGCAGCACCACGCCTCAGCCCTGATGGATCCTGGCTGGCATGGTTGGCTTGGGATCATCCGAATATGCCGTGGGATGCAGCCGAGTTATGGGTGGCGCCAATCCTGAGCGATGGTTCCCTTGGCGAGGGCCGCCAGCTTGCTGGTGGACCAGGTGACTCGTGTTTTCAACCTGAATGGACAACCGATGGTCACCTGTTGGTGGTAGCCGAACGTACTGGCTGGTGGAATCTTTATCGCCTTGACCTTGACGGTTATGTTACACCCCTATACCCGCTCGAAGCTGAATTTGGTCAACCGCTCTGGCAACTGGGAATGCGCACCTACGTGCCGTTGGCCGATGGTCGTGTTCTGGCAACGTTCTTCCAGCAGGGTCGCTGGTATATGGTTGTGATTGACCGTGCCGGTCAGCGACAACCGATTGATCTGCCGGTCTCAGTCATTCATATTGTTAATGGATCGGATAATCGGATTGTATTTATTGGCAGTTCACCTACAACTCCAACCACGCTGTTTCTCCTTGACCTCACCGATCAAACAATTTCTCCGATTCGTTGCAGTGGTGATTTGCCGGTTGACCCAGCGTATCTCTCGTTGCCTGAGATGATCAGCTTCCCTAGCGCCAACGGCCGTACCGCTTATGGTATCTTCTACCCACCCCACAATCCCGATTTTGCCGCACCGGAAGATGAACGACCGCCACTCCTGGTGATGATCCACGGTGGGCCGACAGCCGCTGCTCTGCCGACGCTCCGGCTCTCGATCCAATACTGGACGAGTCGCGGAATTGGTGTGCTTGATGTGAACTATGGTGGTAGCACCGGATTTGGACGTGCTTACCGCGAATTACTCAATGGGGCGTGGGGTGTGGTAGATGTCGAAGACTGTATTGCCGGTGCTCAATTTCTCGCGGCTAGCGGTCGGGCCGATCCTGACCGTCTCTTGATAACCGGTGGCAGCGCGGGTGGATTTACCGTTTTGGCAGCCCTGGCTTTTCATCGTGTCTTCCGGGCTGGAGCCAGTCATTTCGGGGTTGCAGACCTGGCCGCGCTGGCTCGTGACACGCACAAGTTCGAGTCACGCTATCTCGACCGGCTGATTGGCCCGTATCCTGAACGGGCCGACCTGTATCGGGCCAGGTCGCCATTGCACCACGCCGATCAGATTACTAGTCCGGTTATTTTCTTTCAAGGGTTGGAGGATAAGGTGGTCCCTCCTGATCAATCGGAAAGAATGTACGAAGCCCTACGGTCACGAGGCATCTATACCGAGTACGTACCATTTCCCGATGAACAACACGGTTTTCGTAAGGCAGAAAATATTATTACGGCTATCGAGCGCGAACTGGCATTCTACGGGAAGGTACTCGGGTTCACACCGGCCTTATAA